TTGCCTTTTCAAGTTATACGCGTTTAGACTTTACTTTCTATTCTCCTTCTAAATCCGGTCAAATAGTTGTTCTCAGTTTTTTGTTATCTAGTTGTAAATTGTACCTCTCTTTAGAATGACGAGAAAGGGAATGGATGAGGGCGGTGGGAATTGTATCACATGGGAAAAGCAGAGATGGTCTTTTTCGAATTCAGATAACTCAGGTGGGAATGGGGTAAAACCAGCTGGCAAGGAGTTACCCGATATCTCTGATGATGTTGCTAGGGAGACAAAGGGTGGCGGTAGAAAGAGGAGTGTGTCAGCAATGAACGGTGGCAAGGGAAATGGAGAAGGGAATGAAGGAAAAGCTAATGAAGGAGATCAGTCAGATCATGATATGCATATATGGACAGAAAAAGAGAGGAGGAAGAAGATGAGGAACATGTTCTCTAATCTTCATGCTTTGCTTCCTCAACTTCCTCCTAAGGTAAATTCTTTTCCTTCAATGTTGTATATGATCTTTAAGAGAACCCTGCCAACATAATATAGAAACCATTGTTTTCTTTGCGACTTCTCTTTGTCAGTTCTTTTGATTCTTTCAATTTCGGATAGTTACAATCTTTCTAAATTTTAGTAGGCCCAAAAAGAATCTTATATGCAAGTTGACTGTGAGAGACATCAATCTTAGGGAAAATGATACTCGGCTTTCTTCTTATCGTAACCAACTACCAAAGTATTAGTCACATAGGACAATGGATTTTCAATGTCACAAACAGTCCACAACACAATGTAGATGTACATCTTAAAAGGTCCCCGCATTTTACGAAAATAACACGCACTTGTCTTTCCccaaaaaaagggaagaaacgaACAAAACTGAACTTCCGCATTTTTCGCATGTACAGTAGTAattaaagaagctaagaaagtATTCCGAAAGTGACATCCATCtcacttttttttcttgaatcaaatcaacattattctcacttttttttttcttgaatcaaATCAACATTCTCCCTTCCATGATGAAGTTGTGGAGATGTAATAATTAACCATTCAAATTTCTCCAAATGAACTACATTATCTTAGTCCAATTCCAAAGTATATTGAAAAGATTTACGTTATAATTAAACCGTACAGAGATCTTTTACGATATCAGTGTTGATTAATTATTAGCTTCTTAAAAATGATACTACATGTGATCAGTGGCGGATCTGGGATTTTTACCAAGCGGGTTCAAAATAATTAAgtaaatatacaaaaaaaaaaatatatatattattatatttgtaCTCTAGAAAGGAGATAGCTATGAATGTAATAGAACTTGATGTTTGTATTTTTCGCCGTTGAAACTTGAAAGGATCCAGCCGAGAGAAACGATGAGAAGTTTGGAATTAGGGACTGTTAATACGTTTAAAATTATGTATATAGAAAAACTTTCCTAAGTTATATGTGAAAGAGTTTCTTTTGTTTTTGGAGAAAAAGAAATATGGTATAGTCATTACAAGAGATAGCTTTTAGAAGTTAAATTGATTAGGAAATGGTAGTGCTCATGTGTTGTTGGCCAGTTTCGAACTCAGATGTTTGCTGAAAAAATGAACCCACTTTGCCGTCAGGCCAAACATGCTCTTATGTTTAACTGGAGTCAATATTAATTTATAACTATATTTCGTCAAAGACAGAtcaaatatacttatatataccgTGTAATTTTTTGATGAAGTGAGTTCATATGAACCCACTTGACACTATGTAGGTCCACCCTTGCATGTGATTGATTGAAGAGAGTTGGGGGGTGGTGGAGGGAATGGTAGACAACATGGAAGGAGTAGAGAAAGAAAAATTATTTGTCGGTCGAGGTCGACATCTTTAGTGAAGAAATTGGCAAGGTACAATATTTTGAACTAAATAGGATAATATTGTTAATATGATACGTATAATCTACCGCTCCTGTTATCTTCAATAACAAATGACTTGATTGTCCACATAAATTTTATGCTGTTAGTAGATACAACTTAAATTCGTCTTCAAATTATTAAATGTTCATTAATTCCTCCTATAAATGCAGGCAGACAAGTCGACCATTGTGGATGAAGCAGTGAACTACATCAAGACACTCCAGCATACCCTTGAAAAGCTTCAGCGACAAAAGCTGGAGAGGCTCCATGGCATGGCAACTATGATGAATCCTTCAATAATCAGCTCCAGTATTATTAGTAGGGAGGCATTTTTAGCTGATCAGGGATCTACAAATAACGCAACACTTTCAATGCCTCATTTGCCAGCATTCTTTCAAACTTGGACATCTCCCAATGTTATCCTAAATGTTTGTGGCGACGAAGCTCACATTAGCGTCTGTTGTCCCAAAAAAACAGGCCTTTTAAGTACCATTTGTTATGTATTAGAGAAGCACAAGATAGAGGTGGTATCTGCCCAAATTTCATCAAATCAACACAGATGCATGTACACAATTCAAGCCCGCCGTGTAAGTTCATTTTTCCTTCTCTATCTGTCCTCTCTTTTAACTTcactccttttcttttctttttttcaaaaatagaaaGACTGAATGCCACAATGAACGTGCTACTCCTCATAGATGCATATATAGTTTGCTGGTATTTATGCATTACACTCTCTAAATTTGAATAATTTAATTAAGTAATTAATTACAAGATTGCTGTAATGTTTGCTAACTAGGGTTTGATGAACAGCAGAAAATGTAAAATTGGAATTATTATATCATTCTGCTTTTGTCAATAAATCACGAATATTTCAAGACTAGCCATCATAGCTAGTAGCATATCATCATTACTTTGGCAGGAAAACGCGATACACACGCATTAAATTTGTTTCAATGCTTCTTAAATTCTGTTGCTATTTGGCACTAATTAATCACATCATGTCCCCCTCCCCTTGTCCCTCTCTTGGTTTGATTTGAAAAAAACATTGCAATTTAAACCTCCATAAGCACCCCGGAATTTCCTCATACAACAATGTTGATGCTTAGAACGTTATCAAGTCTTTAGTGACAATTAGGTTTCCTTTAAAACTTGCCATATACTAGCGTTTCGGTTGATTTTCGAATTTCAATTTGATCAAATTTTTGGTTGGTTATGAAACAACTTCAGGCAAGTGGAGCTGCAGATCAATTCTCCGAAGCCTCTCCCGTGGAAGAAATATACAAGCAAGCAACAGGAGAGATAATTCTATGGGTGTCTTCCCAGTGATACTGCAAATCAATTTCACCATATATAGGAGATATACTCTTTAAAACTTCTATAGAAATTATGAGGGTTGTAAAGAATGGTTTATTTTACGTAGAGATTGTACATCTTCCTTCAGAGATACGATTGTCCTTGATATCAGCATTGTCACGTAAAGGTTTCTTCTTACAATAGCTCCTTAGACCTTAGCTATTAACGAAATGGAATGCTAGCTCCTTGTTGGATTTTAGGTTCATAGCGCAATCGAAACATCTCTAATTGATGATACAATAATATCTTGTCAGGTGTTGGACTGTTGGGTTTTGATCATCTCTCCAAGATATAGTAAAGCATCTCTTTCAAAATGTATTTATCGTATTCGTATCAAGAATAACATTAATTTCATATCATTATTTGGTTGAATAATCTAATTATTGATTTTTAAATGGCTACCTAGAGACCCCTAAATTTGGCATGTTTATTCAAATCCCCCTTAAATTATATACTTGGTCCTAATTATCCCATTGTACTTAGCTTTTTTTTACAATCATTACCCCCTCAAACAATATCTGGTCCTATTTAACCCCTGTACTTGACTTTTCTATAATCGCTACCCCCTAAAATTGAGATAAGGAAATGGTATTTTAGATTTTTTAACACACCAATATGATGTGGTGTTATTTTACACTCTCACGCGCCAAACGTAATTTGAAATCACTTGGATTAAATACGCGCGCGGGGACAATTAGGACAAGTTATTGTTTGAGAGGGTAacgattattaaaaaaaaaaaccaagtaaTTAAAGGAGATAATTAGGATCAGGTATAGTTTAAGAGGGATTTGAGTAAAATGCGCGAAGTTTAATTAAAGGGGTCTTTAGGTATTCTGTCATTACTCACATACTTACTAGCTAGCAgttgaatttctttttttttgtgtgtgtgtgtgtgtggggggggggggggggggggggaataggaacaaaaaagaaaagaacagaacttgttaagttttgtttgataGGTAAGAAGAGAACTTGTTGAGTTATATTCCAACTAATTGACTATATAATCTTTCCTCCTTCAACTAAACTAGTTTTTGACAACGGACGATCATTATTATAAAATTTGTCCCACAAATGATGGGTATCAAATATAATGTCCAATGTGCACTTGAGCCAATGTCCGGAAACAACATTTCTATCTCATAAGGTAGGAGTAAgatttgcgtacactctatcctccctaGACCAGTGACATTATAGTGGGTATATTGTTGTTTTTATGTTAAAAGTATTCTTTGAAGCTGGTGGACTGATTAATCTTAGAACCATTTAAAAGATTCACTTTTGAAGATTCTTCCTTCTTTTATTATCtgaaaagttttaaaaaatatatgtgCCTCTAAATATGGGCAAACTAAGACATCTACATGGAAAGCTATCAATGATATTGTTTTCAACATCAAGATCACCGTCTCTAAAGAATTCCCTTAGGTTAACTTGAGTACTAGCTGAAAGGAATTGCGTGAGAAGGCTGGTAGTCTTAAACTAAGACTCAACTGTATTCTAATCTACTGGAATAAGCCTCAAATTAAACTAATTATATCAAGTTGAATACTGATGGAAGCTCTATGACTAAAGGTTTTGAAAGAAGGGGTTGGAGGAGTTCTAAAGAATAACTTAGGCCAATATGATGGCTGATGGATTAGGCAAATGGGCAGCAACCCTAAActtgttaaaaaaataaaattattaatggAAAAGACCTTTCTCGAACTATGGAACCCGtcacttttgtaacccaaaaaaaaaaagaatttggaaccaaactaacccattaaaaaaaagaagaaccaaactaggcttcacgcacagattctgtgcgtgaaacccataccaaaaacccccgaccccaacctttattctttggaattcaaactcaaaattaaggtttttttcgtactttgaccgaagattattCACGTTTAAAAAtatcggaatataaatattttatatagaacttaatattttttttagtgtacaataatatcggctcattacatgaagtatacatatacatttggatcgtcgttttaggggttgtaaagtgctccgaagtacgtttgaaaacttgttatatttaggtttaagtgtcatattttatagggttttgattaatctcttttgttttactcccaaagctatgaaagtacttttttggttcaagaaagatagaaaagaaaaaattactctgCTTTGTAGTAGGTTTTTGTTTTTTAtgtcttttttgttttgttattgtattgtgtaatccacatcttttgaatgtgcaaaaataaatataatatttaaaaataattcattcaaTATGAGAtgttcataataattgaaaaatatttcattccattagcaacaaaatacatcattaaattacaatagacttaaaaaaaatcaagttctagacactcttctacttccagatgtgctgccaccacgggagttttacccacatgaacgcttatgttacacctcagaaaatcttccgttggtacacaagtgaatgaactagtgaggagtacgagtatatgatatttccataagtaagaaacaatgtttgatgaccctaagtgagatttcacgGGCATCcaatgttagacgagaaagttggctaagatgaggcaaggcatacgataggtatcggaaaggaaatatgagtaacgagttagcaaGGCCTAAATGAtgacttggagaagagtgataacgtcccttagattggtattgaggtgttgaaaaagtgttaagaaggttccataaggattgaagatcaaacgaatcgacgaaacgaacttcggaaccactggccaaacatactggccgtataaattatacggtccgtatgtttgggaccgtataatcagcccagaaaggcaaaaagtttctggaccaaatatacggccagacatacggtccatataaattatacggaccgtatgttggtccgtataagtggtcggggcagatttttggtgcattaaataaagggatcaaggttatttcatttcacttccacttcacaccccttctctctaaaacatatccctacatatattccacaagaattcaaggatatttggtgatcaacaacataaaccaagtgaatcaagtgtaagaaaaccatcaaagatcattcaaagtcaagaaatctcatggaggtaaactagggttttgctcaagtggagtattatcaaccaaggcttgttcctacaacatctaaggtaagattcatgatttttctatgttgtttaaggtatttaagagttgaaatacttggattgtagaaaggtatggcaaaatgggtcatgaatatggaatagtgtcattttgagaaatagtttgaattgagttatgaatcttgaagtattgtgatgcaaatgtgttataaatgatgtggagaacatgagatgagtaatttacgtgaatggacatagtcgtgtgttatagccatatatGTAAGTGatcgaaagcaaattgagaaatgtggataatgtggatgaataatgactattgttacgGTGTTGTGAATGTatcgttgacgtttgggagttgatatacgttatggaggaatgtcgtataaataaaagagatgctgtccgattttctctagctttagtcatatatgctagctatcgattctaatgatagcatgacttcaatgaaggtagaaacgctagcattggaggagagcgcgcaagtgtagagtagttgaacggaaaaggtatgtaaggctaacccttctttcataaggcatgtttctttggccaaatgtctaaatcttctatgaggctatgatatccttcaaatgatttgatcttctgagcttgtaagctcacgattcttgactcgctacgattgtactaatcCCTCATATggcgagt
The sequence above is a segment of the Lycium barbarum isolate Lr01 chromosome 6, ASM1917538v2, whole genome shotgun sequence genome. Coding sequences within it:
- the LOC132599756 gene encoding transcription factor bHLH95-like, with product MTRKGMDEGGGNCITWEKQRWSFSNSDNSGGNGVKPAGKELPDISDDVARETKGGGRKRSVSAMNGGKGNGEGNEGKANEGDQSDHDMHIWTEKERRKKMRNMFSNLHALLPQLPPKADKSTIVDEAVNYIKTLQHTLEKLQRQKLERLHGMATMMNPSIISSSIISREAFLADQGSTNNATLSMPHLPAFFQTWTSPNVILNVCGDEAHISVCCPKKTGLLSTICYVLEKHKIEVVSAQISSNQHRCMYTIQARRASGAADQFSEASPVEEIYKQATGEIILWVSSQ